A DNA window from Pogona vitticeps strain Pit_001003342236 chromosome 2, PviZW2.1, whole genome shotgun sequence contains the following coding sequences:
- the LOC110073452 gene encoding neuropeptide Y receptor type 6 gives MMEETTEEPSMDSSVANSSNSLFSHFESCQPSPPAVFLLVTAYAVVTLVGLLGNLCLIVIIRKQKESQNVTNILIANLSVSDIFICIMCIPFNAAYTLMDYWVFGEAMCKISDFVQSISVTVSVFSLVLIAVERYQLIVNPRGWKPTVSHAFWAIIFIWVFALIISTPFFIFHQVTDEPLRNLSSHSGVYMNKVLCIEVWPSLEERLGYTTTMFFFQYFFPLGFIFICYLKIFVCLQKRHGKIDKVRENESRLNESKRINIMLISVVVTFGACWLPLNIFNIMFDWNYEALMSCHHNVVFTLCHLVAMISTCVNPFFYGFLNKNFQKDLVVLLHNFRCFESRELYENIALSTVNTDVSKGSLRLNNMPTSI, from the coding sequence ATGATGGAGGAAACCACTGAAGAACCCAGCATGGATTCATCTGTTGCAAACAGCAGTAACTCACTCTTTTCGCATTTTGAGTCCTGCCAGCCATCTCCTCCTGCCGTCTTCTTGCTCGTTACAGCTTATGCTGTAGTCACCTTGGTAGGGCTACTTGGCAACCTTTGTTTGATCGTTATCATcaggaaacagaaggaaagccAAAACGTCACCAACATTCTGATTGCCAATCTCTCTGTTTCTGATATCTTCATTTGTATCATGTGCATTCCTTTCAACGCTGCCTACACTCTGATGGATTACTGGGTGtttggagaagccatgtgtaaaATAAGTGATTTTGTACAAAGTATATCTGTTACTGTCTCTGTTTTCTCACTTGTACTCATTGCAGTTGAGAGATACCAGCTCATAGTGAACCCGCGTGGGTGGAAGCCAACTGTTTCACATGCATTCTGGGCCATTATCTTTATCTGGGTTTTTGCTCTAATAATATCAACTCCTTTCTTTATATTCCACCAAGTGACAGATGAACCCCTTAGAAACCTTTCTTCTCACAGTGGCGTCTACATGAACAAAGTTCTCTGCATTGAAGTGTGGCCATCCCTTGAAGAACGGCTTGGCTATACCaccaccatgttttttttccagtacttCTTCCCACTCGGGTTCATTTTTATCTGTTATCTAAAGATATTTGTCTGTTTGCAAAAAAGGCATGGTAAAATAGACAAGGTAAGGGAAAATGAGAGCAGGCTAAACGAGAGTAAAAGAATTAATATTATGTTGATTTCTGTTGTCGTGACCTTTGGAGCATGTTGGTTACCTCTGAACATATTTAACATTATGTTTGACTGGAACTATGAAGCCCTGATGAGCTGCCATCATAATGTGGTTTTCACATTGTGCCATTTAGTGGCCATGATTTCAACCTGTGTGAACCCGTTCTTCTATGGCTTTCTCAACAAGAATTTTCAAAAGGATTTGGTCGTTCTGCTCCACAACTTCAGATGCTTTGAATCTCGAGAGTTATATGAGAACATTGCCCTTTCAACGGTTAACACAGATGTGTCAAAGGGATCTTTGAGACTGAACAATATGCCCACAAGTATCTGA